One genomic window of Pirellulales bacterium includes the following:
- a CDS encoding helix-turn-helix transcriptional regulator has translation MDDGGCLPPLFSQDEWDAIVHALRLSPRQAEIVGLVLQCRTDKEIAAALNIEHCTVRTHMEECKSRLAAKGRISIVCQTFWVFRHICDPERFPWDHNDSK, from the coding sequence GTGGACGATGGGGGATGTTTACCGCCGCTGTTCAGCCAGGACGAATGGGATGCAATCGTTCATGCGCTGCGGCTGTCACCACGTCAGGCCGAGATTGTCGGACTGGTCCTGCAATGCCGTACCGACAAGGAGATCGCTGCCGCACTAAACATCGAGCACTGCACGGTGCGGACGCACATGGAGGAATGCAAGTCCAGGCTTGCAGCGAAGGGACGCATCAGCATCGTCTGCCAAACCTTCTGGGTATTTCGGCATATATGCGACCCCGAACGATTTCCTTGGGACCACAACGACTCAAAGTGA